In Granulicella tundricola MP5ACTX9, a single genomic region encodes these proteins:
- a CDS encoding polysaccharide biosynthesis/export family protein produces the protein MRIATFFAVAGLLLSSVMHADDKLHEHSQYHLHPGDTLSLDYRLSPELNQTATIGPDGFVDLSLAGTLKLSGLTLQQAHDLIVERDSARLNAPELNLQLKDFQHPYVMVAGQVLIPGKIEMREDMTALQAVMLAGGFKDSARETKVVVFRRISGNSGMAEVLQLNLHRIHKTKQLEQDLSLEPGDIIYIPENMATQFSKFMRIPNFSASAGVPAF, from the coding sequence ATGAGAATTGCAACGTTCTTCGCTGTGGCAGGTTTACTACTTTCAAGCGTGATGCATGCTGACGATAAACTCCATGAACACTCACAGTATCATTTACACCCCGGGGACACACTCTCTCTCGATTATCGACTAAGCCCAGAGTTAAACCAGACAGCGACGATTGGGCCAGACGGGTTTGTTGATTTAAGTCTTGCGGGAACACTCAAATTATCTGGTTTGACATTGCAACAAGCCCACGATCTGATCGTGGAACGAGACTCCGCTCGCCTCAATGCGCCAGAACTTAATCTCCAGCTGAAAGATTTCCAACACCCTTACGTCATGGTAGCGGGTCAGGTCTTGATACCAGGAAAAATCGAGATGCGTGAGGATATGACTGCCCTACAAGCGGTTATGCTTGCAGGAGGATTTAAGGATTCCGCTCGCGAGACAAAGGTTGTTGTTTTTCGACGTATCAGTGGGAACTCGGGTATGGCGGAGGTGTTGCAACTCAATCTGCATCGCATTCACAAAACGAAACAGCTCGAGCAGGATCTTTCCCTTGAGCCAGGAGATATCATTTATATTCCTGAAAATATGGCAACGCAGTTCAGCAAATTTATGCGGATTCCTAATTTCTCGGCATCTGCCGGTGTTCCTGCTTTTTGA
- a CDS encoding P-loop NTPase family protein: MKTLDAPSMYQGLLHRIVERSNMDPTRGLSLAITSVNHGEGVSYVTKTLASALETMLIPKVLHISLSSLETVKHDPSEIYLTLERRSGRPEELPRLSQQDSSLMSGLWHRGMESRSGVVQHLCTHSNVVLIDCPPLREDNNTLSVAPVVDGVILVVQAGGTTTTDILFAERKIVAAGGTFEGYVLNKAQTVMPKWFYKHFAKRTR; the protein is encoded by the coding sequence ATGAAAACTTTAGACGCTCCGTCCATGTATCAGGGGCTCTTGCATCGTATAGTAGAACGCTCCAATATGGATCCGACACGTGGGCTGTCCCTTGCGATCACCTCCGTGAATCATGGAGAAGGCGTCTCCTATGTGACCAAAACACTTGCTTCAGCCTTAGAGACCATGCTTATTCCAAAGGTCCTTCACATTTCTCTTTCCTCTCTTGAGACAGTAAAGCATGACCCATCCGAGATTTATTTGACATTGGAGAGGCGCTCAGGAAGACCTGAAGAGTTGCCACGTCTTAGTCAGCAAGATAGCTCGTTAATGTCTGGATTGTGGCATCGGGGAATGGAGTCTCGTTCGGGCGTCGTGCAGCATCTCTGCACCCACTCGAATGTTGTATTAATTGACTGTCCTCCGCTGCGAGAGGACAACAACACCTTAAGCGTTGCTCCTGTTGTCGATGGAGTCATCTTGGTGGTTCAGGCGGGAGGAACCACCACAACAGATATTCTGTTCGCAGAACGAAAGATCGTTGCTGCCGGCGGAACTTTCGAAGGTTACGTACTAAACAAAGCCCAGACCGTTATGCCGAAATGGTTTTACAAACATTTTGCAAAGAGGACCCGATGA
- a CDS encoding GumC family protein, with protein MNQPPQLDLIRPLPAINDDLAEASTFSLKRMLEALIRQRYVFLSVFFTVLALGAVYIFGSHKKYASRMELLVQNARSEQVITAGRSEAPATAAEVSEEEINSEIELLQSADVLDEVIDPGWSKTSPSQRPLDEQQRHEGAVGSLQDNLAVTPIRKSHVISVQLVSRDPHQSTLVLKKLLDVFLQKKLQINHPAGASQLFDQEAERYRLQWQRAEQALSSFQQQNGIVSITEQEGGLQKQLFDADTQLRDANVEISELTHKVTADNDQLQALPSRRPTHETAIPASGSIDQLRTRLSELNLSRTELVSKYKPGDRLILQVDEQIAQVEATLKNMNGSYYAETSTDINPTWQAVEQDLSSTRTRLEGVSGRRHELADQITRLNSRLGNTEEQTQELNALQRRVAETEANYQVYAQKRDESHMTDVLDEHQLLNVAVAQAPTFSLSPVRPRPKKDGLLTFLTAVFLGGFGVFLVENSRSTIADDSELEAVARYPLLASVPVRSRLDANSHVDDLLA; from the coding sequence CTGAATCAACCCCCCCAACTTGATCTTATTAGGCCTCTACCCGCCATAAATGATGATCTGGCAGAGGCGAGTACTTTCTCGCTCAAACGAATGCTAGAAGCGTTGATCCGGCAGCGTTACGTATTCTTAAGCGTGTTCTTCACTGTTCTCGCTTTGGGTGCTGTGTATATTTTTGGAAGCCACAAGAAATATGCTTCGCGCATGGAACTCCTTGTCCAAAATGCTCGTAGCGAACAAGTGATCACAGCGGGACGCTCCGAAGCTCCCGCCACTGCAGCCGAGGTTTCAGAGGAAGAGATTAATTCCGAGATCGAACTCCTGCAAAGCGCAGATGTACTTGATGAGGTTATCGATCCAGGGTGGAGCAAAACCTCGCCTTCTCAACGACCCCTTGACGAGCAACAGCGCCACGAAGGGGCGGTTGGGTCTCTTCAAGACAATTTGGCTGTAACACCGATTCGCAAGTCTCACGTCATCTCGGTTCAGCTGGTCAGTCGTGATCCACACCAATCCACTCTAGTTCTGAAGAAACTCCTCGATGTGTTCCTGCAAAAGAAGCTGCAGATTAATCATCCTGCCGGCGCATCTCAGTTGTTTGATCAGGAAGCTGAACGTTACCGCCTACAGTGGCAAAGGGCTGAACAGGCACTTTCGTCCTTCCAGCAGCAGAATGGCATCGTGTCAATAACCGAGCAAGAAGGCGGACTGCAGAAACAGCTTTTCGACGCCGACACTCAACTACGCGACGCCAACGTAGAAATTAGTGAGCTCACCCATAAAGTGACGGCGGACAATGATCAGCTTCAGGCGCTGCCCAGCCGCCGTCCTACTCACGAGACAGCAATCCCGGCATCGGGTTCGATAGATCAACTTCGAACTCGGTTAAGTGAGCTGAATCTCAGTCGTACAGAGCTTGTATCTAAGTACAAGCCGGGCGACCGCCTCATCCTTCAGGTCGACGAACAGATCGCTCAGGTAGAGGCGACCTTGAAGAACATGAACGGATCTTACTACGCAGAAACATCCACTGATATCAACCCAACTTGGCAAGCAGTTGAGCAGGATCTAAGCAGTACACGCACTAGGCTTGAAGGCGTATCTGGGCGTCGCCATGAACTAGCGGATCAGATCACCCGCTTGAATAGCAGGCTGGGAAATACAGAAGAGCAGACACAGGAGCTAAACGCCCTACAGCGGCGTGTCGCCGAAACTGAAGCCAACTATCAGGTGTATGCTCAGAAACGCGACGAGTCACATATGACTGACGTTCTAGATGAGCATCAACTTTTGAATGTTGCTGTCGCACAAGCTCCAACCTTTTCTCTTTCCCCTGTTCGTCCGCGACCCAAGAAGGATGGTTTGCTAACCTTCCTTACTGCAGTGTTCTTGGGCGGCTTCGGTGTATTTCTCGTTGAAAATAGCCGATCGACCATCGCTGATGATTCTGAGCTTGAGGCGGTAGCTCGTTATCCCCTTCTCGCATCCGTGCCCGTTCGATCAAGACTTGACGCTAATAGCCACGTTGATGATCTGCTTGCGTGA
- a CDS encoding RICIN domain-containing protein: MIELFTVAPRCSMTSINLLNYLGSGSMMFFARPYHFLIVAIVGLLSSPAPASSEGVAKQGLAAGCYSLKLAFDGSACMDISGGSPANGSVVPSWSCNASAARSRSVAPVSTPSGKTYQLVSSLSGSCLDFSALSVDDGGQMQARQRLNSNQPNQLWQIYPYGNDTSSSL, from the coding sequence ATGATTGAGCTATTCACTGTTGCACCGCGGTGTAGCATGACTTCCATCAACTTGCTTAATTATCTTGGGAGCGGCTCAATGATGTTTTTTGCACGACCTTATCATTTCTTGATTGTCGCCATTGTCGGCTTACTCTCATCGCCAGCTCCCGCTTCTTCCGAAGGCGTTGCCAAACAGGGTCTTGCCGCCGGTTGTTATTCTCTTAAGTTAGCGTTTGACGGCTCTGCGTGTATGGATATCTCTGGCGGGAGCCCTGCAAATGGTTCAGTCGTTCCATCATGGTCTTGCAATGCCAGCGCTGCTCGATCACGGTCAGTGGCCCCCGTCAGCACCCCTTCAGGTAAAACATATCAACTCGTATCCTCTCTCAGCGGTTCTTGCTTGGATTTTTCCGCTCTCTCAGTTGACGATGGCGGACAGATGCAGGCACGGCAGCGTCTCAACTCCAATCAGCCAAATCAACTGTGGCAAATCTATCCCTACGGAAACGATACGAGCTCGTCTCTGTAA
- a CDS encoding DegT/DnrJ/EryC1/StrS family aminotransferase: MNCSATASFALVVVGAGPAGIAPLLAASKEEKLGDLLKAGVIIIDDSDRIGAGTIGSYAIRSDSTALAILDIIMRPHDDAFTALRDNPIVLEVAAYGNDAVPLSLAGEFLHLLGTTVLDLVAASPRGRILRNTHALFVRQISPHEWDTHVFDRDRGIAEVLRSSSVVLATGAHQPEARLFLEAVAGQPLLPRYKGRVLQSGYALTSVGLSDIAARLEDREQARIVIVGGSTSAGAVAHAMLNRLPSSSQFGPESITILHRRPLHIFYSSVAEAEADGYTEFGPLDVCPLSGRVYRLGGFRLDSRELIMSVRGIGGRPPEPRVRLQLISPEKSFQCQKLLDEADVIIAAMGYLPRALPIFDEKNQPIALMLERNGSNRLVDAYCRVLDQHGAAISGLFAIGLAAGHPPDRELGGEATFEGQINSLWLWQHALGNRIVSQVLDRSRTLLVPQSKAPLPTLVTQVQAKPQVRHIQEDLVQVPFLESPRLQIERRSHSRHILPPDAPLPLIRPNPPKLSHNGAALAAIEDSGIYSNYGPVNSRFELALIDKLFIRGSCLTVCNATIGLMLAIREVIEERQSPKRRFALMPSFTFAATAHAAVWNGLIPLLCDIDPETWLPSHQAEELLLKQYKDQIAVIIPYATFGNNLDLARYERIAKEQGIPIVIDAAASLGSLDERGLAFGTDFPWPVVFSMHATKIFSMGEGGVIYCSNAKRIDRLRSMGSFGFESPRVSTLPGLNSKLSEVSALTALLQLDQFDTVLERRKVLTRKYMQKLPGWQRQKLNGIPALSFESVLLPAPLVSFRASIIETLKEKGIGAGTYFSPHIAEHPYFIDRTVSGCLDVTADISSRILTLPMFDNMLERDIVFVCASLWNVLRTLQPNQETILDARDNPRRSLPSAKVG, encoded by the coding sequence ATGAATTGTTCTGCAACTGCTTCATTTGCTTTGGTCGTGGTTGGTGCCGGTCCAGCAGGTATCGCGCCACTGTTAGCTGCCTCAAAGGAAGAGAAATTAGGTGACCTCCTCAAGGCGGGCGTTATCATCATCGATGACAGCGACCGGATTGGGGCGGGCACGATCGGCAGCTATGCGATCCGATCAGACAGTACAGCCTTAGCGATTCTCGATATCATCATGCGCCCTCATGACGATGCGTTCACGGCGCTGCGTGACAATCCTATTGTGCTGGAGGTGGCTGCCTACGGCAACGATGCGGTGCCTCTCTCACTCGCAGGGGAATTTCTACATTTGCTGGGTACCACGGTCTTAGACTTGGTGGCAGCCAGCCCGCGGGGAAGGATTCTTCGCAATACGCATGCACTCTTCGTTCGCCAGATCTCACCTCACGAATGGGATACCCATGTGTTTGATCGGGACCGCGGTATTGCAGAGGTTCTTCGATCCTCATCAGTTGTTTTGGCGACCGGCGCCCACCAGCCTGAAGCAAGACTTTTCTTAGAAGCTGTGGCCGGGCAACCGCTATTGCCTCGCTACAAAGGCAGAGTTCTACAGTCGGGCTATGCTCTGACAAGCGTTGGCCTCTCTGATATTGCTGCAAGGTTGGAGGACCGAGAGCAAGCCAGGATTGTGATTGTCGGTGGGTCGACAAGTGCGGGTGCCGTGGCACATGCAATGTTAAATCGGCTACCTAGTTCTTCTCAATTCGGCCCTGAAAGCATCACCATCCTACATCGCCGACCACTTCACATTTTCTATAGTTCGGTTGCCGAAGCTGAGGCGGATGGGTACACCGAGTTTGGCCCCTTAGATGTCTGCCCTCTTTCTGGAAGAGTTTATCGATTGGGTGGCTTCAGGCTCGACTCACGCGAGCTTATTATGAGCGTTCGCGGGATAGGCGGAAGGCCACCCGAGCCGCGTGTAAGACTACAACTGATTTCACCGGAAAAGTCTTTTCAATGCCAAAAACTCTTAGATGAAGCAGACGTGATTATTGCAGCCATGGGCTATCTACCGCGTGCACTTCCCATCTTTGACGAGAAGAATCAACCGATTGCACTCATGCTGGAAAGGAATGGATCGAACCGACTTGTTGATGCCTATTGTCGTGTGTTGGATCAACACGGCGCAGCCATCTCGGGGCTTTTTGCTATTGGGTTGGCTGCCGGACATCCACCTGACAGGGAGCTTGGAGGAGAGGCAACATTCGAAGGGCAAATAAATAGTTTGTGGTTGTGGCAACATGCTCTAGGCAACCGAATCGTTAGTCAGGTCCTAGACCGCAGTAGGACGTTGTTGGTCCCCCAAAGCAAGGCGCCTCTCCCAACCCTCGTGACACAGGTCCAGGCTAAACCTCAAGTTCGGCACATACAGGAGGACCTGGTGCAGGTTCCTTTTCTGGAATCTCCTCGACTTCAGATTGAAAGAAGGAGCCACAGTCGTCACATCCTTCCTCCTGATGCTCCATTACCTTTGATTAGACCCAACCCTCCGAAGCTGAGCCACAACGGTGCTGCTCTCGCCGCCATTGAAGACTCGGGAATATACTCTAACTACGGTCCGGTGAACAGCCGTTTTGAATTAGCTCTTATCGACAAGCTGTTCATACGTGGTTCATGTCTGACGGTGTGCAACGCCACGATCGGTTTGATGCTCGCCATCCGAGAGGTCATCGAAGAGCGCCAATCTCCGAAGCGTCGTTTTGCACTGATGCCGTCCTTCACCTTCGCTGCAACCGCACATGCGGCCGTCTGGAATGGCCTAATTCCCTTGCTTTGCGATATTGACCCAGAAACATGGCTTCCATCTCACCAGGCAGAGGAGTTGCTCCTAAAGCAGTACAAGGACCAAATCGCAGTGATTATTCCATATGCAACATTTGGAAACAATCTCGATCTGGCACGGTACGAGCGTATTGCGAAGGAGCAAGGGATACCGATCGTAATCGACGCCGCAGCCTCACTTGGAAGTCTCGATGAAAGAGGCTTAGCATTCGGAACTGATTTCCCTTGGCCGGTCGTCTTTTCGATGCACGCAACAAAGATCTTTTCTATGGGCGAAGGGGGGGTCATTTACTGTAGCAACGCAAAAAGAATAGACCGACTCCGTTCTATGGGATCTTTTGGGTTCGAATCGCCGCGGGTCTCAACACTGCCAGGCTTAAACTCCAAGTTGAGCGAAGTTTCAGCTTTGACTGCATTATTGCAACTGGACCAATTTGACACTGTGCTAGAACGCAGGAAGGTTCTTACTCGAAAATATATGCAAAAACTTCCTGGATGGCAGCGTCAAAAACTGAATGGAATTCCTGCTCTGTCGTTTGAATCAGTACTTCTTCCGGCACCCTTGGTTTCGTTTAGAGCCTCGATTATAGAAACATTGAAGGAAAAAGGAATTGGTGCAGGGACATATTTCAGTCCACATATAGCAGAGCACCCCTACTTCATAGACAGGACTGTTTCTGGCTGCTTGGATGTCACCGCAGATATATCGAGCCGTATCCTCACGCTCCCGATGTTCGACAACATGTTAGAACGCGATATCGTGTTTGTATGTGCCTCGTTGTGGAATGTTCTCAGGACACTACAACCTAATCAAGAGACAATACTAGATGCGAGAGATAATCCGCGCCGATCGTTGCCAAGCGCTAAGGTGGGTTAG
- a CDS encoding glycosyltransferase has protein sequence MGHSDKSPTSENTLSQPLVTICVTAYRRPTMILQSLLSCTTQDYRPLEINISDDSPNDLVEKMVRSVAVPEGIKLSYRRNIPSLGEPGNVNSLFEHASGQYLLLLHDDDVLLPGAIRALVNAMADTPAAVAAFGGQDVITDSGELDPIESKAISQRFKQEPHLAGIITDPLLCSLEHRFPNDGYLVESAAARAIGYRSVAEVGRAGDCDFAIRLGLHYQERSFILVADTISQYRLTKGSSRTNVGICWRHYEVLAKMENLTLQQTAARDELMEFYTPYALVDNAVFGQRQKALSIFFAKGYRRQSSFVRRAYHLLLIFFPQIYRLRRFVNLEA, from the coding sequence ATGGGTCACTCAGATAAGTCTCCAACCAGTGAAAACACCTTAAGCCAGCCCCTAGTAACGATTTGCGTGACGGCATATCGTCGACCAACCATGATTCTCCAATCATTGCTCTCTTGCACCACGCAAGACTATCGGCCGCTCGAAATTAATATTAGTGACGACTCGCCAAATGACCTCGTTGAAAAGATGGTTCGTTCAGTAGCGGTACCAGAGGGAATCAAGCTGAGCTACCGTCGAAATATCCCCAGCCTAGGTGAACCAGGAAACGTCAATAGTCTTTTCGAGCATGCCAGCGGACAGTATCTCCTCTTACTTCATGATGATGATGTCTTACTTCCTGGAGCCATCAGAGCTCTGGTAAACGCTATGGCCGATACTCCTGCTGCTGTGGCCGCCTTCGGAGGTCAAGATGTGATCACTGATAGCGGGGAGCTTGACCCAATTGAAAGCAAAGCGATCAGTCAACGGTTCAAACAAGAGCCCCATTTGGCCGGCATCATCACGGACCCGTTGTTATGTAGCTTAGAACATCGGTTTCCAAATGATGGGTATCTAGTGGAATCTGCGGCGGCACGTGCGATTGGATATCGTAGCGTTGCCGAGGTGGGAAGGGCGGGGGATTGCGATTTTGCAATTAGGCTTGGCCTACATTATCAGGAACGAAGCTTCATCCTGGTAGCCGATACTATCAGCCAATATCGGTTGACGAAGGGTAGTTCTAGAACCAACGTAGGAATTTGCTGGAGGCACTATGAAGTCTTAGCCAAAATGGAAAATCTTACTTTGCAACAGACAGCCGCTAGAGACGAGTTAATGGAGTTTTACACTCCCTACGCACTTGTTGATAATGCCGTATTTGGTCAACGCCAGAAAGCTCTATCTATTTTTTTTGCAAAAGGGTACAGACGCCAGTCCTCATTCGTGAGAAGGGCATATCACTTGCTGCTGATTTTCTTCCCACAAATCTATCGGCTCCGGAGGTTCGTAAACTTAGAGGCATAG
- a CDS encoding sugar transferase: protein MNWCLGASLAEWTELDNTVSLCALSRMGSGGKAVIQRSTCNVGLAALDGLVALIITVSAIVYSNYSLAGFHGLISRPINVVDAVFGLSFIVLWQYCFSVLQLYDRFATIPSRMAAILKGVLVMAVPVMFHLGFFHPRLLRFQTVILTVAALFAFEVDRIGFRELVVSWVASRNPQHILIIGSGRRAGKAWREIRTRYHSSTKVFGFVDDRDPSEMAPDIADRYLGRIDDLDELLLRLTADILIIAMPIQSCYPEMQRAVTMAEKVGVQVIYLQDIYATTHKNEQPNRQLFQELFPRHENYVMRLAVKRVVDIVLSALGLLLLSPLFVCVFVAVKMTSRGPAFFKQNRFGYRRRLFPMIKFRSMVIDAEQRMAALENANEAGGPIFKIKNDPRVTPLGRFLRSTSIDELPQLWNVLRGDMSLVGPRPMSVRDVSLFSEATLMRRFSVKPGITGLWQVNGRSHVGFDKWIELDVRYIEHWSLLLDMKILLQTVTTVLKRSGAA from the coding sequence ATGAACTGGTGCTTGGGGGCGTCCCTTGCAGAATGGACGGAGCTTGACAACACAGTCTCTTTATGTGCTCTTTCGCGCATGGGAAGCGGAGGTAAGGCAGTGATACAGCGGTCCACATGCAACGTCGGCCTGGCAGCTCTTGATGGATTAGTTGCACTTATTATTACCGTGTCTGCAATCGTCTATTCGAATTACTCTTTAGCGGGCTTTCATGGTCTTATTAGCCGGCCAATCAACGTGGTGGATGCCGTCTTCGGCCTCTCGTTCATCGTCCTTTGGCAGTATTGCTTCTCTGTACTTCAACTCTACGATCGATTTGCAACAATTCCAAGCAGGATGGCCGCGATTCTCAAGGGCGTCCTTGTTATGGCAGTTCCGGTCATGTTTCATCTTGGTTTCTTCCATCCGCGTTTGCTGCGCTTTCAAACCGTTATTCTCACGGTCGCAGCTCTTTTTGCGTTCGAGGTAGATAGAATCGGCTTTCGTGAGCTGGTCGTAAGTTGGGTCGCTTCTAGAAACCCTCAACACATCCTCATCATCGGAAGTGGACGAAGAGCTGGTAAGGCGTGGAGGGAAATTCGGACTCGATACCATTCATCTACTAAGGTCTTCGGCTTCGTCGATGATCGTGATCCGTCCGAGATGGCGCCAGATATCGCTGATCGTTATTTGGGTAGGATCGACGATCTGGACGAGCTCCTCTTGAGGTTGACAGCCGATATACTCATTATTGCAATGCCAATCCAGTCGTGTTACCCCGAAATGCAAAGGGCTGTAACGATGGCTGAAAAGGTGGGCGTGCAGGTTATTTATCTGCAAGATATATATGCAACGACTCATAAAAATGAGCAGCCAAATCGCCAACTATTTCAAGAACTATTCCCGCGACATGAAAATTATGTAATGCGTTTGGCAGTCAAGCGTGTCGTCGATATAGTGCTTTCGGCTCTTGGGTTGCTCCTTCTCTCGCCGTTGTTTGTTTGTGTCTTCGTCGCAGTGAAGATGACGAGTCGGGGTCCTGCGTTCTTCAAGCAAAACCGTTTTGGTTATCGGAGACGTCTGTTTCCCATGATCAAGTTCAGAAGCATGGTTATCGATGCGGAACAGCGGATGGCAGCTCTTGAGAACGCAAACGAAGCAGGCGGGCCAATCTTTAAGATAAAGAACGATCCGCGAGTCACCCCGCTCGGGAGATTCCTTCGCTCGACCTCAATTGATGAGTTGCCACAGCTTTGGAATGTGTTGAGGGGGGACATGTCGTTAGTAGGTCCGCGACCGATGAGCGTTCGCGATGTGTCTCTCTTCAGCGAAGCAACTCTTATGCGCAGATTCAGTGTCAAGCCAGGTATTACAGGCCTTTGGCAGGTCAATGGAAGGAGCCATGTAGGTTTCGATAAGTGGATCGAACTTGATGTACGTTACATCGAGCACTGGTCTCTCCTATTGGACATGAAGATCTTGCTGCAAACGGTCACAACGGTATTGAAGCGTTCCGGAGCTGCATAG
- a CDS encoding glycosyltransferase, with protein sequence MKIAMVHDYFTQMGGAEKVAEELYNMLPGADLFATVALKDKMPESIRDVPVTTSWMQNLPRMRDLYRLYFPLYPFAVSSLDLSQYDLVVSSSSGYVKGVQVAPDAIHVCYCHTPMRWVWNFDNYSSRESFAGGVKAVLPTLIRGLRIWDEAAARQPDHFVANSQTVAARIKRAYGRSAEVIVPPIDIHRFKVSLEQDDYYVVLARLVPYKRIDLAVSACTALGRKLVVIGSGPALEGLKKDAGPTIHFAGRASDAQVEEYVSRCRALIFPGEEDFGMAPLEVAAAGRPTIAYRAGGAMETVVEGVTGVFFNEQTTEEVVDAIERFERQEWAPLAIRLHAEGFSTEVFREKFAAFLRRVGAPID encoded by the coding sequence ATGAAAATAGCCATGGTTCACGACTATTTCACTCAAATGGGGGGGGCGGAGAAGGTCGCCGAGGAGCTATACAACATGCTTCCGGGTGCAGATCTGTTTGCAACTGTGGCTTTGAAAGACAAGATGCCTGAAAGCATCCGGGACGTGCCTGTTACCACATCGTGGATGCAAAACCTACCCAGAATGCGGGACCTTTACCGTCTCTATTTTCCGCTGTATCCCTTCGCCGTGAGTTCACTGGATCTGTCGCAATATGATCTTGTGGTGTCGAGCTCTTCCGGGTACGTGAAAGGCGTTCAGGTGGCCCCCGATGCCATTCATGTCTGCTACTGCCACACACCGATGCGGTGGGTCTGGAACTTCGACAATTACTCATCGAGAGAATCGTTTGCAGGAGGTGTGAAGGCGGTACTTCCGACGTTGATTCGAGGTCTGAGGATTTGGGATGAAGCTGCGGCCAGACAGCCCGATCATTTCGTTGCAAACTCTCAAACTGTGGCGGCACGCATCAAGCGTGCATACGGCCGTTCTGCTGAGGTGATCGTTCCGCCGATCGACATTCACCGTTTTAAGGTTTCTCTCGAACAAGACGATTATTATGTTGTTTTGGCGCGGTTGGTGCCTTACAAGCGTATCGACCTTGCGGTAAGTGCCTGCACCGCACTCGGCCGAAAATTAGTGGTGATCGGTTCTGGACCAGCCTTAGAAGGGCTCAAGAAGGACGCAGGTCCTACGATTCACTTTGCGGGACGTGCATCTGATGCTCAAGTAGAGGAGTATGTTTCGAGGTGCCGTGCTCTCATCTTTCCCGGTGAAGAAGATTTTGGGATGGCCCCGTTGGAGGTTGCCGCGGCGGGTCGCCCAACAATAGCCTATCGGGCTGGCGGAGCGATGGAAACCGTTGTTGAAGGGGTGACTGGAGTCTTCTTTAACGAGCAGACGACTGAAGAAGTCGTAGACGCTATCGAGAGGTTCGAACGGCAGGAGTGGGCGCCTTTAGCTATCCGGCTCCATGCAGAAGGTTTTAGTACTGAAGTATTTCGAGAAAAGTTTGCGGCCTTTTTGCGGCGCGTTGGCGCTCCAATTGACTAA
- a CDS encoding DUF5677 domain-containing protein: protein MDQDIAKRARAHLIRLELFRELLARMYRESIVQYEFSVRLALLFGSVLKVRQAGLSVKVLAEQMCVEEIVTIGRTIVEVVVNAAYLQYAEDIEIDRYLQFDKEFISRQNEFLQLQSGTRPVPGIVQKLKANALRVSMKIMPKDDDPRWSTQSIAQRAAFADKVSESPIMALLVKTLHARGHSASHGTFQSMTPFISALETMVVAETDDRFDELAEALFGVNLSLMTLCLYLNNFLNLDLDEAIHHAARASADDRGSHIH from the coding sequence GTGGATCAGGATATCGCTAAACGAGCTCGTGCTCACCTCATAAGGTTGGAGCTGTTTAGAGAGCTGCTAGCGCGAATGTATCGCGAATCGATCGTCCAATATGAGTTTTCAGTCCGCCTAGCCCTCCTCTTCGGTTCGGTTCTAAAGGTCCGACAAGCCGGCCTTTCAGTGAAGGTATTGGCCGAACAAATGTGTGTGGAAGAGATTGTCACGATCGGGCGGACGATCGTCGAGGTGGTTGTCAACGCAGCTTACCTCCAGTATGCGGAAGATATCGAAATCGATCGTTACCTGCAGTTCGACAAAGAATTTATCTCCCGTCAAAACGAATTCCTCCAGCTTCAGTCGGGAACAAGGCCGGTTCCCGGCATTGTTCAAAAGCTAAAGGCTAACGCGCTTCGGGTCAGCATGAAGATCATGCCCAAAGATGATGATCCTCGGTGGAGTACTCAAAGCATTGCACAACGCGCTGCATTTGCCGACAAGGTCAGCGAATCTCCGATTATGGCGCTACTTGTGAAGACGTTGCATGCAAGGGGGCATTCGGCCTCCCACGGCACCTTTCAGTCGATGACTCCGTTTATCTCCGCTTTAGAGACGATGGTTGTCGCTGAGACAGACGACCGCTTCGACGAGCTAGCAGAGGCCCTATTTGGAGTTAACCTCAGCCTCATGACGCTCTGTCTCTATCTAAACAACTTTCTCAATCTCGATTTGGACGAAGCCATTCACCACGCCGCTAGAGCATCGGCCGACGACAGAGGGAGTCATATTCACTAA